The DNA window GCGGGTCGCTTCGGCGCCGACCCCCTCCCCTCCCCTCCCCGCCCCTCCCCGCCCCTTCCCGTCCCTCTCCGCCCCTTCCCGCAACCGGGGCCGCTGCCACGGACCCCGCTCTCGAACGCCGGAGGGACCGGACCGCACGGAAGCTGTCCGGCCCGTCCCCGGGCACAGGGCCCGCCGCTGCCTCAAGTGCGCAGGTACGAAGCCCCGTTGAGGTCCAGCACCGCCCCGGAAGACCACTCCGCGCCCGGCGACGCCAGCCACACCACCGCGCCCGCGATCTCCTGAGCCGTCGCGACCCGCCCGAACGGGCTCTGGGCGCGGATCGCCTCGCCCTCCGCCCCGCTCAGCCGGTCCGCCACGCGCTCGGTGTCGAAGAACCCCGGGGCGACGGACGCCACCCCGATGCCGTACGGCGCGAGGGACACCGCCAGCGACTGGCCGAGCGCGTGCACCGCCGCCTTCGTCGCTCCGTACGCCGGGTGGTCCGGCTCCCCGCGAAACGCCCCGCGCGAGCCGATGTTGACGATCCGCCCGCCCGTGCCCTGGTCGATCATCCGGCGGGCCGAGAGGTGACTCAGGTTCGCCGTGGCGAGCAGGTTGACGGACACATGGCGCTGCCACGCGGCCGCCCACGCGTCGTACGGCGTCTCCGCGAGGGGGTGGCGCTCGTTGACGGCCGCGTTGTTCACCAGGACGTCGATGCCGCCGAGCCCCTCCGCCGCCCGGTCCGCGACCGCCGCCGCGCCCGCCGGGTCGGACAGGTCGCCGCCGACCAGCACATGGCCCGTACCGGGGAGCCCCTCCAGGGTCTGCCGCGCTTCCTCGCGCCGCGAGCCGTAGTGGACGGCGACCCGGTCGCCGCCCGCCGCGAAGGCGTGGGCGACGGCCCGGCCCAGGCCGCGCGACGCGCCGCTGACGAGGACGCGGCGGCCGGAAGCGGGCAGACGCGCAGGAGTGTGCGGGGGCAGGTGCATGACGGTGGCCTCTCGTACGACGGGCGCTGTTCAGCCCCCGTTTATACGCGCGCGCGAGCCTGGGGCCGAAAACACGTGCCCCTCACGGGCCTCAGGAGGTACGCATGACGATCACCCGCAGGGACTTCGCCAGACGCTCCGCGCTGACCGGCGCATCCGTCGCGCTCGTCGGCAGCGTCGGGGCGCTCGCCACCGCGCCGGGAGCGCTCGCCGCCGACGACGCGCCCGACACCGGGGACGCGGGCGACGAGGCCGGCACGCGCGGGCACGGCCCCGGCTACGGGCCGCTCGTCCCCGACCCCGAGGGCATCCTGGCCCTCCCGGCGGGCTTCTCGTACCGGATCATCACGCACTCCGGTGTCACGACACTGGAGTCCGGCGAATACACGCCGTCCAACCACGACGGCACCGCCGCCTTCGAGGGCCCGCGCGGCACGACGCTCCTCGTCAACAACCACGAGCTCAAGGGCGTGCGTTCCAAGTGGAAGCACCCCGTGCCGCTCACCGAGGGCCTGGTGTACGACCCGGCCGCGTCCGGCGGCTGCACGGTCGTCGAGGTGCACCGCGGCGGCGAGGTCGCCGAATGGGTCGGCATCGCGGGAACCTCCACCAACTGCGCCGGTGGCAGCACCAGTTGGGGCACCTGGCTGACCTGTGAGGAGAACTCCGACCGGGCCGGCCAGAACGGCATGACCAAGGACCACGGCTACGTCTTCGAGGTCGATCCGTACGACCGCCGTGCCAACCTGAACCCCAAGCCAGTCAAGGCGTTCGGCCGCTTCGACCACGAGGCCGTCGTCATCGACCCCAAGCGCGGCCACGCCTACCTCACCGAGGACGACTCGGAGCCCAACGGGCTGCTCTTCCGCTGGGTCCCGCCGCACGGCTTCAAGCACGGCCGGGGACAGCTGCGCAGGCTCGCCGACGACGCGGGCACCCTCCAGGCGCCCAAGTGCTTCGACTCCGGCGGCCGGTTCGTCGACGACCTGTCGCGTGCCACACGCATCGGCACGGTCTACGGCGTCGACTGGATCGATGTACCGGACCGGGACGGCAGGACGGTCCCGGTGCGCGAGCAGTTCGACGACGGTGACATCACGCGGGCCCGCAAGCTCGAAGGCATGTGGTGGGCCGACGGCGGCGCGTACATCGTCTCGTCGTACGCCCGCGACGAGAGCCCCGGCGAGCCGCACGACGGCCAGGTGTGGTTCTACGACCCCAGGCGCCGCACGCTCACGCTCAAGGTGCTGATCGGTACGGGCGGGCAGTTCGACGGCCCGGACAACATCACCGTCTCCCCGTACGGCGGCCTGGTCCTCGCGGAGGACGGCGACGGCGGCCAGCACCTCTTCGGCGCCACGGAGAGCGGCCGTACGTACCCCATCGCCCGCAACGAGCTCAACGTGGGCACCGACGCCGAACCGCAGTTCAGCGAGTTCGCCGGGGTCGTCTTCTCGCCCGACGGGAAGACGCTCTACGCCAACATCCAGAACCCGGGCATCCTGCTGGCCATCACCGGTCCGTGGCGGCGCCGTCGCCCGCGCTGACCGCGAGGAGCTCGCCCAGGTGCTCCTCGTACTCGCTGATCAGGCCGGCCGCCGCCTCCTGCTCCCACCACGGCACGGGGGCGGCGCGCTCCGCGCACCAGGCGAGGGCCTCGGGCATGCTCGGCCGGTCGGCCGGGGCGGTGGCCAGGCAGGCGGCGAGGAAGCCCGGCCACTCCGCCCCCGGTACGCCGACGAGGTCGGGGGCGTCGTGCAGGGTCCGCTCCGTCACCCGCTCGGCGCTGCCCGACCCGAACGGATTGCGGCCCGTGCTGGACAGCGCGAGCAGCGCGCCGAGTGCGAACACGTCGGCGGGTGTGTCCGCCCGGCTGCCGGGCACGAGCAGCTCGGGAGCGACGAAGCCGAGGAAGCCCGAGCCGGCCGGGTCCAGCCCCGCGGACCGGCCCGCGGTACCGAAGTCGATGATCTTCGGGCCGCGGTGGGTGATCAGAACGTGGGCCGGCTTGAGGTCCAGGAGCGCGGGCCCCGCGCCGTGGATGGCCGACAGCGCCACGGCGACGGCCGAGCCGAACGTGCCGAGGTCCGCCGGCCCCAGCGGCCCCGTCGTGGTGATCGTCTCCACGATCGGCGGCCCGACGCAGAACTCGGCCGCCAGCCAGGACTGCCCGTCCTCCGTACCGGCGTCGAACACCGTCGCCGTGAACGGCCCGCGGACGCGCAGAGCCGCGGCGGCCTCGCGGCGGAAGCGTTCGAGGAACCTCGGAGCGGCGGTCAGCCGTTCGTGGACGGTCTTGAGGGCGACCAGCCGTCCGGCGGGGTCGCGTGCCAGCTGCACCCGGCCCGTACCGCCCTCACCGATCAGCGAGACGATGCGGTACTCCGCGTGCTCGGGCATGCCGTGGTCCCTCCGGTCGTACGCGTCGTGGTCGTCGTACGCGATCGTGATCGTGATGTGATCCAGTGTCCCGGATGCCCTCTGCGACGCGTACAACGGCCGGTTCGGTTGCGGTGGAGCGACTGCCCGTCGCCCCTGCGGTCCGGCCGGTCGAGTCCGCCACCCGCACTTTCGGGTGAGGCGAATTCGAAAGGGTGAACCAGGGTGTGCGGCGGCCATGGGGCGAGCGCTCCGCGGTCATTGCCGGAATTCGTCGCCGGCCGCCTCCCGAAGTGGCCGGAGATCATTTCCGGATGACTTCCGGGGGTGGAATTCACGTGCCTCTCGCGGTGAATTGGTGCCGCCCGGCAGGCGGCGCGGGGGGACGGCTGTTCCGTTGCCGCGATGCCCCGCGCCGCGGGCGACGGCGCCGCGGAATACGCGGACTCCCCGGTCCCGGAATCACGAACGGCATCCGGCGGAGGCCGAATCGGAACCCGGTGGAGCCTGATTCGGAACAATGTGCCATGTGTGAATCGACACTCAGCAAACGGTGCGGGCGACACGGCGCGAGCCGCGCGGCCCAGGTTCTTTTCCGCGGGTTTAGCTCAGGGCGGCCGGCCGGACTCCGGCCGCGTACCGGTCCGGTCACCCTCCGTCCGGAATGCCTGGTCGCCCGCCTCCGGCGGCGTCACGCGCACCGCCGTCCCCGCGCCGCCGTCACCGGGGGCGGGGAGGGCCGCCGACCGCCCCCGGGCGAAGTGATCATGGACGGGCATGGCGTGGCGGCCTCGCGGGGCGCATACTCTCAACTAATGACAAAGTCAGCCGGAGCCCGGCGCTACCTGCCGTCCAGTCCCTTCAACGTCCCCGCCGCGGACGCCCCCCCGATCGAGGTCTTCGAGGTGGGCGACCGGGTTTCGCATGATCAGTTCGGTCTCGGGAGGGTCATCGCCGTCGAAGGTGAAGCCGCCGTTCTCATCGACTTCGCCGGACGCCAGGGCCGCATCCTGAGCCCCTTCACCAAGCTGACCAAGCTCTAGTTCCCTCCGGCGCGAGAGCGCTAGAGGGCCTGGGCTGCCGGCTTGACCATGCCGCGAACGGTGCGACTCTTCACGAAGTCGCCCATCGCGGTCATTTCCCATTCTCCAGAGAACTGCTTGATCAGCTTCGCCATCATCACCCCCGTCTGCGGCTCGGCGCCCGTCAGGTCGAAGCGGACCAGTTCCTCACCGGTCGCCGCGTCCAGCAGACGGCAGTACGCCTTCGCCACCTCGGTGAACTTCTGTCCCGTGAAGGAGTTCACCGTGAACACCAGTCCCGTCGCCTCCGCGGGGATGCGGCCGAGGTCGACGGTGATCACCTCGTCGTCACCCGCTCCCTCGCCGGTGAGGTTGTCACCGGAGTGCTTGACGGCGCCGCCGAGGATCGACAGCTTGCCGAAGTAGCAGCTGTCGAGGTGCTTGCGGTTCCCGTCGTACGCGATCACGGACGCGTCGAGGTCGATGTCCTTGCCCCGGAACGCGGGCTCCCAGCCGAGGCCCATCTTGACCTGGGACAGCAGCGGGCGGCCGCCCTTGACCAGCGAGACGGTCTGGTTCTTCTGGAGGCTGACCCGGCCCTTGTCGAGGTTGACCTTGCCGCTCGCCGGGGCGGCGGGAGGCGCCGCGGGGGCCGGGGGAGCCGCGGGAGCGGCCGCCAGCCGCGGATCGGCCACCGGGGGCGCGGGCGGGGCCACGGGGGCCTGGGCGGGCGCGGGGGCGGCTGGGGCGGCGGGCTCCTCCACCGAGACGCCGAAGTCCGTGGCGATGCCGGCCAGCCCGTTGGCGTAGCCCTGGCCGACCGCGCGTACCTTCCACGCCCCGTTGCGGAGGTAGATCTCCACGATCACCAGTGCCGTCTCGGAGCCGAGCTGCGGCGGGGTGAACGTGGCGATCACCGCACCGTCGTCGGCGCCCCGCACGGTGGCGGTGGGCTCGACGCCCTGGAAGGTCTGGCCCGCCGCGTCGGGGCTCGCCGTGACCACGATCTTCTCGATGCCCGGCGGGACCGCCGAGGTGTCGACCACGATCGCGTCGGGGGCGGCGCCGCCGCCGGAGCGGTAGGTGACGCCCGGGCCGGCGGGCTGGTTGTAGAAGATGAAGTCGTCGTCCGAGCGAACCTTGCCGTCGGCGGTGAGCAGCAGGCCCGATACGTCGAGCCGCACCGGGGCGGCTACGTCCACGGCCACGCGGGCGGTGGGAAGCGGGATGTTCGAGCCGGGGGTCATTGCGGTCATGCCAAAGCTAACGACCGGCACGCCTTTGCCGTTCCCTTACTGTCACCCGTTTACTGCCACGCGTTGCGCGGGTGCTTCTTCGCCGCCCGCTCGTTGCCGTGTTTGTACGCCCCCGTCCAGCGGGCCATGACCAGTTGGCCGTCGCCCGCCGCGACCTCGGCCAGGAACTTCTCGGCGCGGGCGCCCCGCAGGGTGCCGGCGGACCGGCCCTGGTGGGTGATGGTGACGCGGCCGTCGCCGAAAAGCTCGTAACCGAATCCATGAGGTCGTGGCACGAGGGGCATCATGCCCGCCGGCCGCTCGCCGGCGCGCGTTATTTCTCAGTACGGCCACTGGGGCGGGCTGGTGCAGAACGGGCCGCCCAGGTTGGCGTGGTCCGGGTTGTCCGGGTCGAGCTCGCCGTGTTCCGCGACGAGCTTCTCCGCGTACTGCTCCGAGTCGTCCTGCGGGTCGTACCCGAGGGCCCGCGCCGAGGTCAGGTCCCACCACAGGCGGGTGTTGGCGGACGAGCCGTAGACGACGGTGTGGCCGACGTCCCCGGCGGTGAGCGCGGCGTGGAAGAGGCGGGCGGCGTCTCCGGGGCTCAGCCAGATCGACAGCATCCGCACCGAGCTGGGTTCCATGAAGCAGGAGCCGATCCGCACCGAGACGGTCTCGACGCCGTGCAGATCCCAGTAGAGCTGCGCCAGGTCCTCGCCGAAGCTCTTGGAGAGGCCGTAGAAGGTGTCCGGGCGGTGCGGGGTGGTGACGGGGATCAGCGGCTCGCCCTCGGCCGGGACCGGGGTGAAGCCGACCGCGTGGTTGGACGAGGCGAAGACCATCCGGCCGACGCCCTCCTCGCGGGCCGCCTCGTACAGGTTGTACGTCCCTTCGATGTTGGAGCGCAGGATCTTCTCGAAGGGCGCCTCCAGCGAGATGCCCGCCAGATGGATGACCGCGTCGACACCGCGCACGGCCTCGCGCAGCGCCTCCTTGTCGGCCAGATCGGCGCTGATCGCCTCCGGCTCGCCTTCTATGGGGGTCGCGTCGAAGAGGCGCAGGGTGTAGCCGTACGCCGGAAGGAGGCCGCGCATCAGAGTGCCGAGCCCCCCGGCGGCGCCGGTCAGCAGGACGGTGCGGGGTACGGGCATCGGCAGGTCTCCTCGGGGGCGCTGTACGCGATGACGCGGTGGTCGAAATGGCTGCGCGGGAGCAGCACCACGGATGCATCCATGGACTGCATTCACATGCGTGGACACGCTAGGGAGTGGCGCCGAACCCCGTCAAGTGTCGCCCGGAGGCGCCCAATCCGCCTCCACGTCGGCGCTTCTTGTCTTGACCGGCCCCTGGTGGCTGCTTTAGCGTGACGGCGTTCAGGGATATAGACGCAGATCACAATTGTGCACGGATGAAGGTGCACGCCCAGGGAGCGCCCGTGACCTCAGCCCCGCTCGCCGGCCGACTCGACGGCCTGCTCTTCTTTCCCGTGACCGCGTACGGGCCGGACGGCCGCATCGACGTCGACACCTTCCGCGCGCACGTACGCGGCGGCATCGAGGCCGGGGCGGCCGCCGTCTTCGCCTGCTGCGGCACCGGCGAGTTCCACGCCCTGACACCGGAGGAATTCCGCACCTGCGTGGCCGCCGCCGTGGCAGAGGCGGACGGCCGGGTACCCGTCGTCGCCGGGGCCGGTTACGGCACGGCGCTCGCCGTCCAGTACGCGCGGGCCGCCGAGGAAGCGGGCGCCGACGGCCTGCTCGCCATGCCCCCGTACCTCGTGGTCGCCGGCCAGGAAGGGCTGCTGCGCCACTACACCGAACTGGCCGCCGCCACCTCGCTCGACGTCATCGTCTACCAGCGCGACAACGCCGTCTTCACCCCCGAGACCGTCGTCGGTCTCGCGCGCGTCCCCGGCATCATCGGGCTCAAGGACGGTCACGGAGACCTCGACCTGATGCAGCGCGTCATCGGCGCCGTACGCCGCGAACTGCCGCCCGGCCACCCCTTCCTGTACTTCAACGGCCTGCCCACAGCCGAGCTCACCGGCCTCGCCTACCGGGGTATCGGCGTCACGCTCTACTCCTCCGCCGTCTTCTGCTTCGCCCCCGACATCGCGCTCGCCTTCCACCGCGCCCTGAACACCGGCGACGACGACACGGTGAACCGCCTCCTCGACGGCTTCTACGGACCGCTCGTCGAGCTGCGCAATCTCGGCCGCGGGTACGCCGTCTCGCTCGTGAAGGCGGGCGTGCGTCTCGCCGGCCTCGACGTCGGCGAGGTGCGGCCACCGCTCAGCGAACCGGACCCCTCGCACGTCAAGATGCTGGCCGAGCTGATCGAGCGCGGAAGGGCCCTGATCGGAGGCGGCGGCGGAGCCGGCAGCGGCACGGGTGCGGGCACCGGCACCGGTGGCGGCACGGGCGCGGGCACCGGCACGGGCGCAGGCGCCGCTACGGGCATCACCGACGGTGGCGAGCGCGCGTGAAGACCGCCGCCTTCCTCTACCCGTGGGACGTCGTCGGCGACCCCGGCGCCACCGCCCGCATCGCGGACCTCGGCGTCCAGCAGGTCACCCTCGCCTCCGCCTACCACTCGACGCGCGCCCTGACCCCGCGCCATCCCCGCCACCGCGTCGTCACCGCCGCACACGCCGCCGTCCTCTACCCGGTGGACGAGGAGCGCTGGTCGGGGCAGAGGCTGCGGCCGTACGCCGCCGGGGACTGGGCGCCGGGTGCCGACCCGTACGGCGAGGCCGCCGAAGCGCTCGCGGCGGCCGGACTCGACGTGCACTCGTGGGTCGTACTCGCCCACAACTCCCGCCTGGGCGCCGACTTCCCGGACACCTCCGTCGTCAACGCGTACGGCGACCGCTACCCCTGGGCGCCCTGCATCGCGCGGGCGGACGTCCGGGCCTACCTGACGCGACTCGCGGCGGAGGCGGCCGTACGCCCCGGAGCGCGCGGTACCGAGCTGGAATCCTGCGGCTGGTACGGCCTGGCCCATCTCCACGCGCACGACAAGATCGCGGGGGTGGGGCTCGGCGACGCGGCGCAGTACCTGATGTCGCTCTGCTTCTGTCCCGGCTGCGAGGCCGGGTACGCCGGACTCGGTTCGACGGGCGAGGAACTGCGGGCGGCCGTCCGCCGCGCTCTGGAGCCCGCGTGGGCGAGCGGGCGCTCCTCCGGCGCCGGATGGCCCGCCGTGGAGAAGCTCATCGGTACCGAAGCCGCCGCCGTGACCCTCGCGTGGCGCACCCGGACCGCCCGTACGCTCCAGGAATCGGCCGTCGCGGCGGTACGTGCCGCCGCGCCCCCGGGGTTCCAGGTGCTGCTGCACGCCGACCCGTCGCCGTACCACTGCGGGGCGAACGCCGGTGTCGATCCCGGGCACGTCCTCGGGGTCGCGGACGGTGTGGTGGTGCCGTGCGCAGACGGCCCGGAGCTGCTCGCGCCCTTCGTGGAGCGCCTGGCTCCCGGCGCCGCGACCGTCGTCGCCGCCAACCTCGGCGTCGTGTCCGGCATGGGCGGCAGCCCCGGCACGCTCGCCGCGGACGCCGCCAGGGCGGCCGCGCGGGGGGCGAGCGAACTGCGGCTTTACCACGCCGGGTTGGCTTCCGACGCCGACCTCGGACTCGTGCGGGCCGCCCTGCGGCCATGAGCACGCGGCCGGCGCGGCGGGCCCGCCGCACCGGGCGCCACGAGCACGCCAGGTGGTCCACTTGGGCCATCGGGCCCGTGACGGGGGCGGGCAGGTCAACGGGGGTCGGCGACGGAGTCGGTCGGCCGGGAGCCCGGCGCCGTCCCGCACCCCGGATTGGCTCCCCGGCAGGCGGTCCATTAGGTTAGGCCAGCCTTACCTAAAACCAGTGGATTCCAGATGGGGAACAACGTGAGCACCGAGGTCTTCCGGGACGCCTGGGGAATTCCCCATCTCCGCGCCGACACCGCCCACGACCTCGCCTTCGCGCAGGGCCGCAACGCCGCCACCGACCGCGCCTGGCAGATCGAGGTCGAGCGGCACCGCGCGCAGGGCACCACTGCCGCCTTCCTCGGCGCCGACGCCGTCGGCTGGGACGTCTTCGCCCGCCGGTCCCGCCTGGACGACACCGCCCGGCGCTGCTTCCGCGCGCTCGACGCGGACACCGCCGCGTGGATCACGCGGTACGTCGAAGGGGTCAACGCGGGGCTCGCCGAAGGCGCGGCGCGGGCGCCCGAGTTCGCCGCCGCCGGACTGGCTCCCGGCACATGGGAGCCGTGGACGCCGCTCGGGATCTGGCTGTCCACGCACATCCTCTTCGCCGGCTTCCCCACCAAGCTGTGGCGCGACGAGGTCGCCCGCAGGCTCGGCGACGAGGCGATCACCCTGTTCGCCACCGACGGCCCCGGAACCAGCGGCAGCAACGGCTGGCTCGTGACGGGTGAGCGCACCGCCACCGGCGCGCCGCTGATCGCTGGCGACCCGCACCGGTTCATCGAGGACCCCGGGGTCTACCAGCAGGTCCGCCTGGCCTGCCCCGAGTTCGACGTCGTCGGCCTCGCCGTCCCCGGCGTCCCGGGCATCGCCCACTTCGGCCACGCCTCCACCGTGGCGTGGGCGATCACCAATGCCATGGCCGACTACCAGGACCTCTACCGTGAGCGCCTGCGGCGCACCCCCGACGGCAACGGTGTCGAGGCCCTCGGCCCGGACGGCTGGCGGCCCGCCGCCGTCCACACCGAGATCATCACGGTGGCGGACGGCGAGCCCGTCGAGACCGAGGTCGTCGAGACAGAACGCGGCCCCGTCATCATCGGCGGTCCGGGCGAAGCCCTGACGGTCAGCCTGCGCTGCCCCGCCCGCGTGTACGAGGACCTC is part of the Streptomyces agglomeratus genome and encodes:
- a CDS encoding SDR family NAD(P)-dependent oxidoreductase, whose amino-acid sequence is MHLPPHTPARLPASGRRVLVSGASRGLGRAVAHAFAAGGDRVAVHYGSRREEARQTLEGLPGTGHVLVGGDLSDPAGAAAVADRAAEGLGGIDVLVNNAAVNERHPLAETPYDAWAAAWQRHVSVNLLATANLSHLSARRMIDQGTGGRIVNIGSRGAFRGEPDHPAYGATKAAVHALGQSLAVSLAPYGIGVASVAPGFFDTERVADRLSGAEGEAIRAQSPFGRVATAQEIAGAVVWLASPGAEWSSGAVLDLNGASYLRT
- a CDS encoding serine/threonine-protein kinase gives rise to the protein MPEHAEYRIVSLIGEGGTGRVQLARDPAGRLVALKTVHERLTAAPRFLERFRREAAAALRVRGPFTATVFDAGTEDGQSWLAAEFCVGPPIVETITTTGPLGPADLGTFGSAVAVALSAIHGAGPALLDLKPAHVLITHRGPKIIDFGTAGRSAGLDPAGSGFLGFVAPELLVPGSRADTPADVFALGALLALSSTGRNPFGSGSAERVTERTLHDAPDLVGVPGAEWPGFLAACLATAPADRPSMPEALAWCAERAAPVPWWEQEAAAGLISEYEEHLGELLAVSAGDGAATDR
- a CDS encoding 5-dehydro-4-deoxyglucarate dehydratase, giving the protein MTSAPLAGRLDGLLFFPVTAYGPDGRIDVDTFRAHVRGGIEAGAAAVFACCGTGEFHALTPEEFRTCVAAAVAEADGRVPVVAGAGYGTALAVQYARAAEEAGADGLLAMPPYLVVAGQEGLLRHYTELAAATSLDVIVYQRDNAVFTPETVVGLARVPGIIGLKDGHGDLDLMQRVIGAVRRELPPGHPFLYFNGLPTAELTGLAYRGIGVTLYSSAVFCFAPDIALAFHRALNTGDDDTVNRLLDGFYGPLVELRNLGRGYAVSLVKAGVRLAGLDVGEVRPPLSEPDPSHVKMLAELIERGRALIGGGGGAGSGTGAGTGTGGGTGAGTGTGAGAATGITDGGERA
- a CDS encoding NAD-dependent epimerase/dehydratase family protein; protein product: MPVPRTVLLTGAAGGLGTLMRGLLPAYGYTLRLFDATPIEGEPEAISADLADKEALREAVRGVDAVIHLAGISLEAPFEKILRSNIEGTYNLYEAAREEGVGRMVFASSNHAVGFTPVPAEGEPLIPVTTPHRPDTFYGLSKSFGEDLAQLYWDLHGVETVSVRIGSCFMEPSSVRMLSIWLSPGDAARLFHAALTAGDVGHTVVYGSSANTRLWWDLTSARALGYDPQDDSEQYAEKLVAEHGELDPDNPDHANLGGPFCTSPPQWPY
- a CDS encoding TerD family protein, producing the protein MTAMTPGSNIPLPTARVAVDVAAPVRLDVSGLLLTADGKVRSDDDFIFYNQPAGPGVTYRSGGGAAPDAIVVDTSAVPPGIEKIVVTASPDAAGQTFQGVEPTATVRGADDGAVIATFTPPQLGSETALVIVEIYLRNGAWKVRAVGQGYANGLAGIATDFGVSVEEPAAPAAPAPAQAPVAPPAPPVADPRLAAAPAAPPAPAAPPAAPASGKVNLDKGRVSLQKNQTVSLVKGGRPLLSQVKMGLGWEPAFRGKDIDLDASVIAYDGNRKHLDSCYFGKLSILGGAVKHSGDNLTGEGAGDDEVITVDLGRIPAEATGLVFTVNSFTGQKFTEVAKAYCRLLDAATGEELVRFDLTGAEPQTGVMMAKLIKQFSGEWEMTAMGDFVKSRTVRGMVKPAAQAL
- a CDS encoding alkaline phosphatase PhoX, which produces MTITRRDFARRSALTGASVALVGSVGALATAPGALAADDAPDTGDAGDEAGTRGHGPGYGPLVPDPEGILALPAGFSYRIITHSGVTTLESGEYTPSNHDGTAAFEGPRGTTLLVNNHELKGVRSKWKHPVPLTEGLVYDPAASGGCTVVEVHRGGEVAEWVGIAGTSTNCAGGSTSWGTWLTCEENSDRAGQNGMTKDHGYVFEVDPYDRRANLNPKPVKAFGRFDHEAVVIDPKRGHAYLTEDDSEPNGLLFRWVPPHGFKHGRGQLRRLADDAGTLQAPKCFDSGGRFVDDLSRATRIGTVYGVDWIDVPDRDGRTVPVREQFDDGDITRARKLEGMWWADGGAYIVSSYARDESPGEPHDGQVWFYDPRRRTLTLKVLIGTGGQFDGPDNITVSPYGGLVLAEDGDGGQHLFGATESGRTYPIARNELNVGTDAEPQFSEFAGVVFSPDGKTLYANIQNPGILLAITGPWRRRRPR